Proteins encoded by one window of Calorimonas adulescens:
- a CDS encoding 2Fe-2S iron-sulfur cluster-binding protein has product MKYHLTFEPEKKTVEVEKGTTILEAAMNNNIVMRHYCGGNLQCTTYRVIIRNGKENLSPMAEKEKAALQGKAYLNYRLSCQAKIYGDVTVFVATSSLLD; this is encoded by the coding sequence ATGAAGTATCATTTAACCTTTGAACCAGAGAAGAAGACCGTGGAAGTAGAAAAGGGAACCACGATTTTGGAGGCGGCTATGAACAACAATATTGTTATGAGGCATTACTGCGGAGGCAATTTACAGTGCACCACATACAGGGTAATAATAAGAAACGGCAAAGAAAACCTGAGCCCTATGGCAGAAAAAGAAAAAGCTGCACTTCAGGGCAAGGCATACTTGAATTACAGGCTTTCATGCCAGGCGAAGATTTATGGTGATGTCACTGTATTTGTGGCCACATCATCCTTGTTGGATTGA
- a CDS encoding HAD family hydrolase produces the protein MRIDIPGYKTLDINNIVLDYNGTFARDGAPIMEAISLINNLITEYKVYVLTSDTYGTAKELLKPLKGEVHIVKDTEEKKTFVMGLAGDTACIGNGNNDTGMFEVDDLSICVIGDEGASAAALLKSDIVVKDIISALELFKNPKRIAATLRK, from the coding sequence ATGAGGATAGATATACCGGGATATAAGACACTTGATATAAACAATATTGTCTTAGACTATAATGGCACATTTGCAAGGGATGGAGCTCCGATTATGGAGGCTATATCCCTTATAAATAACCTGATCACTGAATACAAGGTATACGTCCTTACGTCAGATACATATGGCACAGCTAAAGAACTTTTAAAGCCGCTCAAGGGAGAGGTACATATAGTAAAGGACACTGAAGAAAAGAAAACATTTGTCATGGGCCTTGCAGGTGATACGGCCTGTATAGGCAATGGGAATAATGACACAGGTATGTTTGAGGTGGATGACCTGTCAATCTGTGTAATAGGTGACGAAGGGGCATCTGCTGCAGCACTATTAAAGTCTGATATTGTGGTAAAAGACATAATAAGTGCCCTTGAGCTCTTTAAAAATCCAAAGAGAATAGCAGCCACACTGAGGAAATAG
- a CDS encoding RDD family protein, giving the protein MYKKADILQRVFAYAIDAAIANLCGLIPAVGGLLGFLYMLLRDGLMDGQSIGKKLLGLKTMTGFGPANYSDSVKRNIIFAIPNLIMVIPLVGWGVGVMVEMIIWIIEIYRVINDPYGRRNGDIWAGTQVVDEKSLM; this is encoded by the coding sequence GTGTACAAAAAGGCGGATATACTGCAAAGGGTATTTGCATATGCCATTGATGCAGCTATAGCAAATCTTTGCGGTTTAATCCCGGCTGTTGGTGGTCTTCTTGGCTTTTTATATATGCTTTTAAGGGACGGCCTTATGGATGGACAGAGCATAGGCAAAAAGCTTCTGGGTTTAAAGACCATGACCGGGTTTGGACCTGCCAACTACAGTGATTCTGTGAAGAGAAACATTATATTTGCGATACCCAACCTGATTATGGTCATACCCCTTGTAGGATGGGGTGTGGGCGTGATGGTAGAGATGATTATATGGATAATAGAGATTTATAGGGTAATTAATGACCCATACGGCAGGAGAAACGGAGATATTTGGGCAGGTACCCAGGTGGTGGATGAGAAGAGCTTAATGTGA
- a CDS encoding PaaI family thioesterase, giving the protein MRIRAVNKGIDGELFNELIDMNENTPYHRLLDIDISMLDRGMAEVTATIQEKHLNPAGNAHGGMLFSLFDTAMGMAVRTMGRYSITSLDMDMNFIAPARLGDTIKVVGRVVHLGRSTVVSEGEAYNQDGKLIAICRETFFNFGLMD; this is encoded by the coding sequence ATGAGGATAAGGGCAGTAAATAAGGGGATAGATGGAGAACTTTTTAATGAGCTCATTGATATGAATGAGAATACCCCATATCACAGGCTCTTGGACATTGATATATCCATGCTGGACAGGGGCATGGCAGAGGTTACAGCTACGATACAGGAGAAGCATTTGAATCCTGCAGGGAATGCCCATGGAGGGATGTTGTTTTCATTGTTTGATACTGCTATGGGCATGGCAGTGAGGACTATGGGAAGATATAGTATAACGTCACTGGATATGGACATGAACTTCATTGCACCGGCCAGGTTAGGCGATACCATAAAGGTTGTGGGAAGAGTTGTCCACCTCGGCAGGAGCACAGTGGTATCCGAGGGTGAGGCCTACAATCAGGATGGAAAACTGATAGCCATATGCAGGGAGACATTCTTTAATTTTGGACTAATGGATTAG
- a CDS encoding SDR family NAD(P)-dependent oxidoreductase, whose product MSGLFDLTGKTAVVTGASSGLGVQFAKALASQGADVAVVARRYDRLTALCDEIRATGRRALAIKCDVTREEDVKVAVSRVMDEFGRIDILVNNAGVAAGDGVESLSEEDWDKVLDTNLKSIYLFTKHVVPHMKEKHYGRIINTASMWGVVGNAAMPVTAYHASKGGVVNLTRALAGELAQFNITVNAIGPGFFESEMTQDIICSEEFKNYLNSRCPMKRLGQPGELDGIVVYLASDASSYTTGQTICVDGGWTAV is encoded by the coding sequence ATGAGTGGTCTGTTTGATTTGACTGGTAAGACTGCTGTAGTTACCGGTGCGTCCAGCGGATTAGGGGTGCAGTTTGCTAAGGCTCTTGCATCACAGGGGGCTGACGTAGCGGTTGTGGCGAGGAGATATGACAGGCTTACAGCCCTTTGTGATGAGATAAGGGCAACTGGCAGAAGAGCACTGGCAATAAAGTGTGATGTGACCAGGGAAGAGGACGTTAAAGTAGCCGTCAGCAGGGTGATGGATGAGTTTGGCAGGATTGATATACTTGTGAACAATGCAGGTGTAGCAGCAGGTGATGGGGTTGAAAGCCTCAGCGAAGAGGACTGGGATAAGGTCTTGGATACTAACTTAAAGAGTATATATCTTTTTACAAAACACGTGGTACCACACATGAAGGAAAAACATTACGGCAGGATAATAAATACGGCATCCATGTGGGGCGTTGTAGGCAATGCGGCAATGCCGGTTACTGCGTATCATGCTTCGAAAGGCGGCGTGGTAAACCTGACAAGGGCCCTTGCCGGAGAGCTGGCTCAGTTCAATATTACTGTAAATGCCATAGGTCCTGGATTCTTTGAGTCTGAGATGACCCAGGATATAATCTGTTCTGAGGAATTTAAAAACTATCTGAATTCAAGGTGTCCTATGAAGAGACTTGGCCAACCCGGGGAACTGGACGGCATCGTGGTGTATCTGGCTTCTGATGCCTCCAGCTATACAACTGGCCAGACCATTTGTGTGGATGGTGGATGGACTGCAGTATAA